ATTTCCAAACGCCACATAATCTAAGCAAGACTGTCTGTGATTCCCTCCTTTCATCTGGAATATCACCAGAGGTTCTCATTGAACCAACTTTCGGCAAAGGCTCATTTATTCTCTCGGCACTAAAAACATTTCCTACCCTTCGTCAAGTTTATGGATTAGAAATCTATGAACCGTATTGCTGGTATACGAAATTTTCAATTCTTGAACTCTTTATCGACAATCCAAATTTCAACCACCCATCAATTTATCTTTACCATGAAGACGTTTTCAAATCCGACTTCCGTAAACTTGTTGAAACCAACAACAAGTGGGAATCCCTGCCCGACACCTGCCCCACAGCTTGCAGGCGGAGATGGCAGGCGGGCATCCCTTTGGGACAAGAGATACTTGTTTTAGGTAACCCACCTTGGGTAACAAACTCTGAGTTAAGTACACTTAATTCCACTAATATTCCGACCAAGGGCAATTTCAAGTCACATAACGGATTAGACGCAATTACTGGAAAGGGTAACTTCGACATCGGTGAGTATATTATATTGATGATGCTTAATGCTTTTTCAGATCGAAGCGGTTGTCTAGCAATGCTGGCAAAGAATTCCGTCATCAAGAATGTTCTTCAGGATCTGCCTAACACTACTTACCCAATATCCAATATTGTTGCATTGAAGTTTGATGCAAAGCTACACTTCAATGCATCCGTTGATGCATCCCTCTTTCGATGCAACTTTGGATCCCGCAAAGCGGGACAAGACCGGTTAACGTGCAAAGTAGCATCGCTCGTTTCACCACAGTCTGTTGAAAGCGAATTTGGGTGGGTAGGAAACAAGTTTGTCTCTAACATCGCTGCATATCAAGAGACTCAATCTTATGATGGATCCAGCCCGTTTGTCTGGCGACAGGGCGTCAAACACGATTGTTCCAAAATATTAGAGTTAGACTTGGTCGAAGGTAAGTATAGGAATGGTTTCAATGACTTTGTTGACATTGAAGATGACCTTGTATTTCCTTTAGTCAAGAGTTCAGACGTTCAGAATTCACCATTATCAATACCTCGCAAGTTTGTCATTATAACTCAGAAGAAGGTTGGTGATGACACGACATATATTGCCGAGAGGTTTCCACGCCTGAATCGGTACCTCTCTACCAATCTTAAATTCCTTTCAGAACGGAAGTCAAGCATCTATAGTGGAAAATCCGAGTATGCCATCTTCGGCATTGGAGAGTATTCGTTTAAGCCTTACAAGGTTGCAATTTCAGGTTTGTACAAGAAACCTGACTTCTCACTCGTACAGCCATACACTGGCAAGCCAACGATGTTAGATGATACGTGCTACTTTCTCGGCTTTGACGATCAAACACAAGCTGCATTTGGTTTGATTATTTTAAACAGCGAACCTGTTCAAAAGCTGCTTCGCTCTTTGACGTTCTTAGAGGCTAAACGACCTTATACCAAGGATATTCTGATGCGCATCGACATTCTCAAGGTCGCCGAACACCTTGGTTTTGACTCCGTAAGACGTGGCAAACTCGGGGATAAATTACCAGAAAGTATTTTGCAGTTACTAACTCGGGAAAAGTGGGTTGAGTTCTTGGCAAGTTGCGAGAGTGTCTCTCAATCCAAACCTCAGTATTCTCTCTTCGGGTAACCATCCATTCTATCAACGGTATAGTTTCCCAAACTGTCTAATCGGCACCGCAGCTAACGGTGCAAATGGTGATCCTAAGAATTCCATAGGAATGTCATCACATCGTGACCACTACTAAAGTAAATTA
This genomic window from Bacteroidota bacterium contains:
- a CDS encoding SAM-dependent methyltransferase, which encodes MRREYGDFQTPHNLSKTVCDSLLSSGISPEVLIEPTFGKGSFILSALKTFPTLRQVYGLEIYEPYCWYTKFSILELFIDNPNFNHPSIYLYHEDVFKSDFRKLVETNNKWESLPDTCPTACRRRWQAGIPLGQEILVLGNPPWVTNSELSTLNSTNIPTKGNFKSHNGLDAITGKGNFDIGEYIILMMLNAFSDRSGCLAMLAKNSVIKNVLQDLPNTTYPISNIVALKFDAKLHFNASVDASLFRCNFGSRKAGQDRLTCKVASLVSPQSVESEFGWVGNKFVSNIAAYQETQSYDGSSPFVWRQGVKHDCSKILELDLVEGKYRNGFNDFVDIEDDLVFPLVKSSDVQNSPLSIPRKFVIITQKKVGDDTTYIAERFPRLNRYLSTNLKFLSERKSSIYSGKSEYAIFGIGEYSFKPYKVAISGLYKKPDFSLVQPYTGKPTMLDDTCYFLGFDDQTQAAFGLIILNSEPVQKLLRSLTFLEAKRPYTKDILMRIDILKVAEHLGFDSVRRGKLGDKLPESILQLLTREKWVEFLASCESVSQSKPQYSLFG